In Accipiter gentilis chromosome 17, bAccGen1.1, whole genome shotgun sequence, one DNA window encodes the following:
- the BET1L gene encoding BET1-like protein produces MAEWGRGQSPSAVEDMLDVENKRMADSLANKVTRLKSLALDIDKDADEQNRYLDGMDSDFMSVTGLLTGSVKRFSTMTRSGRDNRKLLCSVSAGLIVVFFILYYLVSKAGT; encoded by the exons ATGGCGGAGTGGGGCCGAG GCCAGAGTCCAAGTGCCGTGGAGGATATGCTGGATGTAGAGAACAAGCGTATGGCAGACAGCCTGGCCAACAAGGTCACCAGGCTGAAGTCG CTGGCTCTGGATATTGACAAAGATGCTGACGAACAAAACCGTTACCTGGATGGCATG gATTCAGATTTTATGAGTGTGACTGGCCTGCTAACCGGCAGCGTGAAGCGTTTCTCCACCATGACGCGGTCTGGGAGGGATAATCGCAAGTTGCTCTGTTCTGTTTCAGCAGGACTGATTGTTGTTTTCTTCATCCTCTACTATCTTGTGTCCAAAGCAGGGACTTGA